The Arachis duranensis cultivar V14167 chromosome 2, aradu.V14167.gnm2.J7QH, whole genome shotgun sequence genome has a window encoding:
- the LOC107475378 gene encoding protein trichome birefringence-like 35 isoform X2, producing the protein MVIAQRWKWSNSGRKKTPYFPLLVLFLVAFIAFSTLHSEHSIHQIHENPDHARIHQEEHVSVTYVKPNLLNRASEVLDRFSRCNSTVEYSGRKIACLGSGGGGGSRGFSGHRSLETEKCDVFSGKWVFDNGSYPLYNEADCPYMSDQLACHKHGRNDLGYQHWRWQPHNCNLKRFDVKEMWEKLRNKRLMFVGDSLNRGQWISMVCLLQSVIPADKRSMSPNAHLTIFRAEEYNATVEFLWAPLLVESNSDDPVNHRLDERIIRPDTVLKHASKWEHADILVFNTYLWWRQGPVKLLWTDEENGACEQLDGREAMELAMGAWADWVSTKVDPLKKRVFFVTMSPTHLWSREWKPGSEGNCYGEKDPIDFEGYWGSGSDLPTMHSVEKILSNLSSKVSVINITQLSEYRKDGHPSIFRKFWEPLRPEKLANPPSYSDCIHWCLPGVPDVWNELLFHFL; encoded by the exons ATGGTGATAGCTCAG AGGTGGAAGTGGAGCAATAGCGGCAGAAAGAAAACCCCTTATTTTCCACTGCTTGTGCTGTTCTTGGTGGCGTTCATAGCTTTCTCAACACTTCACAGTGAGCACAGCATTCACCAAATCCATGAGAACCCAGATCATGCTCGTATTCATCAAGAAGAACATGTTTCAGTTACTTATGTCAAACCCAACCTTCTCAATCGAGCTTCAG AGGTTTTGGATAGATTCAGTAGATGCAACTCCACAGTAGAGTATAGTGGCAGGAAAATTGCTTGCCTTGGTAGTGGCGGCGGCGGTGGTTCTCGGGGTTTCAGCGGCCACCGGAGTTTGGAGACGGAAAAATGTGATGTATTCTCGGGAAAATGGGTGTTTGATAATGGTTCATATCCATTGTACAATGAGGCAGATTGCCCTTATATGTCTGACCAATTGGCATGTCATAAGCATGGAAGGAATGATTTGGGTTATCAGCATTGGAGATGGCAACCTCATAACTGCAATTTGAAGAG GTTTGATGTGAAAGAGATGTGGGAGAAGTTAAGAAATAAAAGGCTAATGTTTGTTGGAGATTCACTAAACAGAGGGCAATGGATATCAATGGTATGCTTGTTACAATCAGTTATCCCTGCAGATAAGAGATCAATGTCACCAAATGCCCATCTTACCATATTCCGAGCAGAG GAGTACAATGCAACTGTTGAATTCCTTTGGGCTCCTCTTCTTGTTGAATCTAATTCTGATGATCCAGTAAATCACAGACTAGATGAACGCATAATTCGTCCCGATACTGTTCTTAAGCACGCATCAAAGTGGGAGCATGCTGATATACTAGTGTTCAACACATACTTGTGGTGGAGACAAGGACCAGTCAAGCTATT ATGGACCGACGAAGAAAATGGAGCTTGTGAACAATTGGATGGGCGAGAAGCGATGGAGTTGGCCATGGGAGCTTGGGCTGATTGGGTATCTACTAAAGTTGATCCTCTCAAGAAGCGTGTCTTTTTTGTGACCATGTCCCCAACACATCTATG GAGCCGAGAGTGGAAACCGGGAAGCGAGGGAAACTGTTATGGAGAGAAGGATCCCATTGATTTTGAAGGCTACTGGGGAAGTGGTTCTGATTTACCTACAATGCACTCAGTGGAGAAGATCCTAAGCAATTTAAGTTCAAAAGTTTCTGTCATTAACATCACTCAACTATCTGAGTATCGAAAGGACGGCCACCCTTCCATTTTCCGCAAGTTCTGGGAGCCCCTTCGACCCGAAAAGTTGGCGAATCCTCCGTCTTATTCCGATTGCATACATTGGTGCTTACCAGGGGTGCCTGATGTGTGGAATGAGTTGCTATTCCATTTTTTATGA
- the LOC107475378 gene encoding protein trichome birefringence-like 35 isoform X1, with protein MAGSQLPTTTTVTRNGDSSDFTTMQRWKWSNSGRKKTPYFPLLVLFLVAFIAFSTLHSEHSIHQIHENPDHARIHQEEHVSVTYVKPNLLNRASEVLDRFSRCNSTVEYSGRKIACLGSGGGGGSRGFSGHRSLETEKCDVFSGKWVFDNGSYPLYNEADCPYMSDQLACHKHGRNDLGYQHWRWQPHNCNLKRFDVKEMWEKLRNKRLMFVGDSLNRGQWISMVCLLQSVIPADKRSMSPNAHLTIFRAEEYNATVEFLWAPLLVESNSDDPVNHRLDERIIRPDTVLKHASKWEHADILVFNTYLWWRQGPVKLLWTDEENGACEQLDGREAMELAMGAWADWVSTKVDPLKKRVFFVTMSPTHLWSREWKPGSEGNCYGEKDPIDFEGYWGSGSDLPTMHSVEKILSNLSSKVSVINITQLSEYRKDGHPSIFRKFWEPLRPEKLANPPSYSDCIHWCLPGVPDVWNELLFHFL; from the exons ATGGCAGGTTCCCAACTTCCAACAACAACCACTGTCACAAGAAATGGTGATAGCTCAG ACTTTACCACCATGCAGAGGTGGAAGTGGAGCAATAGCGGCAGAAAGAAAACCCCTTATTTTCCACTGCTTGTGCTGTTCTTGGTGGCGTTCATAGCTTTCTCAACACTTCACAGTGAGCACAGCATTCACCAAATCCATGAGAACCCAGATCATGCTCGTATTCATCAAGAAGAACATGTTTCAGTTACTTATGTCAAACCCAACCTTCTCAATCGAGCTTCAG AGGTTTTGGATAGATTCAGTAGATGCAACTCCACAGTAGAGTATAGTGGCAGGAAAATTGCTTGCCTTGGTAGTGGCGGCGGCGGTGGTTCTCGGGGTTTCAGCGGCCACCGGAGTTTGGAGACGGAAAAATGTGATGTATTCTCGGGAAAATGGGTGTTTGATAATGGTTCATATCCATTGTACAATGAGGCAGATTGCCCTTATATGTCTGACCAATTGGCATGTCATAAGCATGGAAGGAATGATTTGGGTTATCAGCATTGGAGATGGCAACCTCATAACTGCAATTTGAAGAG GTTTGATGTGAAAGAGATGTGGGAGAAGTTAAGAAATAAAAGGCTAATGTTTGTTGGAGATTCACTAAACAGAGGGCAATGGATATCAATGGTATGCTTGTTACAATCAGTTATCCCTGCAGATAAGAGATCAATGTCACCAAATGCCCATCTTACCATATTCCGAGCAGAG GAGTACAATGCAACTGTTGAATTCCTTTGGGCTCCTCTTCTTGTTGAATCTAATTCTGATGATCCAGTAAATCACAGACTAGATGAACGCATAATTCGTCCCGATACTGTTCTTAAGCACGCATCAAAGTGGGAGCATGCTGATATACTAGTGTTCAACACATACTTGTGGTGGAGACAAGGACCAGTCAAGCTATT ATGGACCGACGAAGAAAATGGAGCTTGTGAACAATTGGATGGGCGAGAAGCGATGGAGTTGGCCATGGGAGCTTGGGCTGATTGGGTATCTACTAAAGTTGATCCTCTCAAGAAGCGTGTCTTTTTTGTGACCATGTCCCCAACACATCTATG GAGCCGAGAGTGGAAACCGGGAAGCGAGGGAAACTGTTATGGAGAGAAGGATCCCATTGATTTTGAAGGCTACTGGGGAAGTGGTTCTGATTTACCTACAATGCACTCAGTGGAGAAGATCCTAAGCAATTTAAGTTCAAAAGTTTCTGTCATTAACATCACTCAACTATCTGAGTATCGAAAGGACGGCCACCCTTCCATTTTCCGCAAGTTCTGGGAGCCCCTTCGACCCGAAAAGTTGGCGAATCCTCCGTCTTATTCCGATTGCATACATTGGTGCTTACCAGGGGTGCCTGATGTGTGGAATGAGTTGCTATTCCATTTTTTATGA